From one Nitrosococcus halophilus Nc 4 genomic stretch:
- a CDS encoding sigma 54-interacting transcriptional regulator — protein MPNIKFSSLTPTMFLQTFVIELMQAFEQVSKDRREVLIERIGHSAGRFFEEAYREQYEKMEPLDREAYADLIIGLKNKIGGNFSLASSDQHGVRVVNTRCPFGEGVRNFPELCRMTSSVFGGIAARNFGYAKVEIKQCIALQGAGCDVCVYTHPEAAQDHEGIEYHRPSFCPEEKQEISALQARIEERMHQIWYQMGNWQSAKKRQKHPFIVAQSPAMQKVLQAIETISPTPATVLLEGETGVGKELVARAIHAMSTRCNQPFVAVNCGAIPESLIESALFGHERGAFTGAVEVHQGFFERAEGGTLFLDEVDSLSPAAQTRLLRVLQESELERVGGQRTLAVDVRIITATNCNLETLVRTGQFRKDLYYRINVVGLVIPPLRERPEDLPPLIQLILDRLNKKYNKQVDTVSMAVMAKLRGYDWPGNVRELENVLERSLLFTQGCELTAIDLKEAVTESFPRHWKEIKKQAVAQAERGFIEQALRRFQGDVKEVAASMDLTSRAVYMKLREYELDPRRYRVLDEAEVSSRP, from the coding sequence ATGCCGAATATCAAATTTTCCAGCCTGACCCCTACTATGTTCCTCCAGACTTTTGTGATTGAGTTGATGCAGGCCTTCGAGCAGGTCAGCAAAGATCGCCGAGAAGTGCTCATTGAGCGTATTGGCCATAGTGCTGGGCGCTTTTTCGAGGAAGCTTATCGGGAGCAATACGAGAAGATGGAGCCCCTTGATCGGGAAGCTTATGCGGATCTGATTATTGGCTTAAAAAATAAGATTGGTGGCAATTTTTCTCTTGCGTCCAGTGATCAGCATGGGGTGAGGGTAGTCAATACCCGCTGTCCCTTCGGGGAAGGCGTGAGGAATTTTCCGGAACTTTGTCGTATGACTTCTAGTGTTTTTGGTGGCATTGCTGCTCGTAATTTTGGTTATGCCAAGGTTGAAATCAAACAATGCATCGCCCTCCAGGGGGCAGGCTGTGATGTCTGTGTTTATACCCATCCCGAGGCCGCCCAAGACCATGAGGGAATTGAATATCATCGTCCTTCCTTTTGCCCTGAAGAGAAGCAGGAAATTAGCGCTCTCCAAGCCCGCATAGAAGAGAGGATGCATCAGATCTGGTATCAGATGGGGAACTGGCAATCGGCGAAGAAACGCCAAAAACATCCCTTTATCGTGGCCCAATCTCCAGCGATGCAAAAGGTATTGCAAGCGATAGAGACCATCTCTCCCACGCCTGCTACTGTTCTCCTCGAGGGGGAGACGGGGGTAGGCAAAGAGCTGGTCGCCCGAGCTATTCATGCCATGAGCACCCGTTGCAATCAACCCTTTGTCGCGGTCAATTGCGGGGCGATACCTGAAAGTTTGATTGAAAGTGCTTTATTTGGCCATGAACGCGGAGCATTTACCGGAGCAGTGGAGGTACACCAGGGTTTCTTTGAGAGAGCAGAAGGGGGGACTTTATTTCTGGATGAAGTGGACTCTTTATCACCTGCTGCCCAAACCCGCTTACTGCGTGTCCTCCAGGAAAGCGAGTTGGAACGGGTGGGGGGACAGCGCACTTTAGCGGTGGATGTTCGTATTATTACCGCGACCAATTGCAATTTAGAGACCCTGGTGCGTACCGGACAATTTCGTAAAGATCTCTATTATCGTATTAATGTAGTCGGCTTGGTTATTCCACCGCTACGGGAGCGCCCTGAGGATTTACCCCCCTTAATTCAATTAATCCTGGACCGCCTTAATAAAAAATACAATAAACAAGTGGATACCGTTAGCATGGCGGTAATGGCAAAGTTACGGGGTTATGACTGGCCGGGCAATGTCCGCGAACTGGAAAATGTCTTGGAACGGAGTTTGTTGTTTACTCAAGGCTGTGAGCTGACGGCTATAGATTTAAAGGAAGCGGTGACTGAATCATTCCCTCGCCATTGGAAAGAGATCAAGAAGCAGGCGGTTGCCCAGGCGGAACGGGGGTTCATCGAGCAAGCGCTGAGGCGTTTTCAGGGAGATGTGAAGGAAGTCGCCGCTTCTATGGATTTAACCTCAAGGGCGGTGTATATGAAATTACGGGAGTATGAACTTGACCCAAGACGCTATCGTGTCCTTGATGAAGCCGAAGTCAGTTCCCGCCCTTGA